A genomic stretch from Campylobacter lari subsp. concheus includes:
- the glmU gene encoding bifunctional UDP-N-acetylglucosamine diphosphorylase/glucosamine-1-phosphate N-acetyltransferase GlmU: protein MKISVLILAAGLGTRMKSQNPKVLQKICSKAMILHILKQAYKISDDVCVVLSHQKEKVEQVVLEHFPNTRFLEQDLQNFPGTAGALRGYEGKHEKVLILCGDMPLIKAEDLEKIALNESDFNVAVFEAKDPKSYGRIVLKENKIQKIVETKDANKEELAINICNSGVYAIKAQILKEVLPLIKNDNKAKEYYLTDAVYLAKEKGYEIDAVFVNEQDFMGVNDKIELCLAQDLMQEAIKKEWMKQGVIFHMPATTFISDEVEFVGECEVYENVRIEGKSKIINSIIKSSSVIEDSIVENSDVGPLAHLRPKCQLKNTHIGNFVECKNALLNGVKAGHLSYLGDCEIDEGTNIGCGTITCNYDGVKKHKTKIGKNVFVGSDTQFIAPVEIKDEVIIAAGSTVCKDVEKGSLHINRAKVQIIEDFYYKKLGKK, encoded by the coding sequence ATGAAAATTTCTGTGCTTATTTTAGCTGCTGGACTTGGTACGCGTATGAAATCGCAAAATCCAAAAGTACTTCAAAAAATTTGCTCAAAAGCAATGATTTTACATATTTTAAAACAAGCATATAAAATTAGTGATGATGTATGTGTGGTGCTTTCTCATCAAAAAGAAAAGGTTGAACAAGTTGTTTTAGAGCATTTTCCAAATACACGCTTTTTAGAGCAAGATTTGCAAAATTTTCCAGGTACTGCAGGAGCTTTAAGGGGTTATGAAGGTAAGCATGAAAAAGTATTGATTTTATGTGGTGATATGCCTTTAATTAAGGCAGAGGATTTAGAAAAAATAGCTTTAAATGAAAGTGATTTTAATGTGGCGGTTTTTGAGGCAAAAGATCCAAAAAGCTATGGAAGAATAGTATTAAAAGAAAATAAAATTCAAAAAATAGTAGAAACAAAAGATGCAAACAAAGAAGAACTTGCTATAAACATTTGCAATAGTGGTGTTTATGCTATAAAAGCACAAATTTTAAAAGAGGTATTACCTTTGATAAAAAATGATAATAAAGCCAAAGAATATTATTTAACCGATGCAGTTTATTTGGCAAAAGAAAAGGGTTATGAAATCGATGCGGTGTTTGTAAATGAGCAAGATTTTATGGGGGTAAATGATAAAATAGAGCTTTGCTTAGCTCAAGATCTTATGCAAGAAGCAATTAAAAAAGAATGGATGAAGCAAGGAGTGATTTTTCACATGCCTGCAACGACTTTTATTTCAGATGAGGTTGAGTTTGTAGGCGAGTGTGAAGTGTATGAAAATGTGCGTATAGAGGGAAAATCAAAAATCATTAATTCTATTATTAAAAGTTCAAGTGTGATTGAAGATAGTATAGTAGAAAATAGCGATGTAGGACCTTTAGCACATTTGCGTCCAAAATGTCAGCTTAAAAATACCCATATAGGAAATTTCGTAGAATGTAAAAATGCATTATTAAATGGAGTTAAAGCAGGGCATTTGAGTTATTTGGGGGATTGTGAGATAGATGAGGGAACTAATATCGGTTGTGGTACTATCACTTGTAATTATGATGGGGTTAAAAAACATAAAACCAAAATAGGTAAAAATGTTTTTGTTGGTTCAGATACGCAATTTATTGCTCCGGTTGAGATAAAAGATGAGGTAATCATCGCAGCAGGAAGTA
- a CDS encoding autotransporter outer membrane beta-barrel domain-containing protein encodes MKLSYHTSKVLMGVSISALLSSATLAQEINHGNFSDFFNYKDGIWSLDSKENIELKISPSMLQLYPIQEGINGAGKTIKEINIKTSDILAIGSDSDWVDLGETSTNEARYDLYSVNLEAKEVILNKDQTSLKANKAFNIKGNLTLNGSSPITNDNISNEELDRPSLDVWNGYGEKDGYMNIQGNLNINNSFIGIHDANKKGGLISVDGDVNIKDSAIGISTNSVSNLGIKNYVAIKTTGSFNQDIDKNIITALYTKDITSMLETSNLLPKNIFFEDTDLAQFTDYKLSVSNDGKSLLISGGANENVRDLSMILKSEIDIRKEALDSFNNIKEDIKRNENLENSGFGTYQKPGYIGDDAMLEAIAQAEKELQEQIKKLEQQIQDIQDNGGKFDGGDLVENMKDVSLENKNLAVNMINSILDSKLSNDAIAALTLDTTGKNLNTLTTNTKASAKAIVNNAQNSSVNSSIGVANDLAIGTRIAKLSNPYQDKALVEKFATTHIAALASDVYNYYGNSSFNNSFWGNVFGGANIIDGDSGALYGFTLGADRKINDNALLGFYFTYADSTIKDGVMEQKSDNYQFGIYSLINPNDQWEINLRAYGQISPTDQSVMMLSDFSNANFDSKFFGLSANAGRIFNPNSSSLFIKPFAGINYYYAHTPSYKESSMFAKDVQSMTNNSISLELGAEFRKYMSEASYLFITPKIEQYVMNDGDDFVAGFIGSGSNFIIKGNDKKKTYGQIIIGGNVDISEQFSLNAGIGAKQILAGKTDGKNETYVSGQVGFKYKF; translated from the coding sequence ATGAAACTTTCTTATCATACAAGTAAAGTTTTAATGGGAGTTAGCATTAGTGCTTTATTAAGTAGTGCCACCTTAGCACAAGAAATAAATCATGGAAATTTTTCTGATTTTTTTAATTATAAAGATGGAATTTGGAGTTTAGATTCTAAAGAAAATATAGAATTAAAAATAAGTCCGAGTATGCTCCAACTATATCCTATCCAAGAAGGTATAAATGGGGCTGGAAAGACAATAAAAGAAATTAATATCAAAACAAGTGATATTTTAGCCATAGGATCTGATTCAGATTGGGTGGATCTAGGTGAAACTTCAACTAATGAAGCACGATATGATTTATATAGTGTTAATTTAGAAGCAAAAGAAGTTATTTTAAATAAAGATCAAACTTCTTTAAAAGCAAATAAGGCTTTCAATATAAAAGGAAATCTTACACTTAATGGTAGCTCGCCTATAACAAATGATAATATAAGCAACGAAGAACTTGATAGACCTAGTCTAGATGTATGGAATGGATATGGCGAAAAAGATGGCTATATGAACATACAAGGAAATTTAAATATAAATAATTCTTTTATCGGTATACATGATGCAAATAAAAAAGGTGGCTTAATCTCTGTAGATGGAGATGTAAATATAAAAGATTCAGCTATAGGCATAAGCACAAATAGTGTTTCAAATTTAGGTATAAAAAACTATGTAGCTATAAAAACAACAGGTAGTTTTAACCAAGATATAGATAAAAACATAATAACAGCACTATATACTAAAGATATAACGAGCATGCTTGAAACAAGCAATTTACTACCAAAAAATATATTTTTTGAAGATACTGATTTGGCTCAATTTACAGATTATAAACTTAGTGTTTCTAATGATGGTAAAAGTCTTTTAATTAGCGGTGGTGCTAATGAAAATGTAAGAGATTTATCAATGATATTAAAATCTGAAATTGATATTAGAAAAGAAGCTTTAGATAGCTTTAATAATATAAAAGAAGATATTAAAAGAAATGAAAATTTAGAAAATTCTGGATTTGGAACCTACCAAAAACCAGGATATATTGGCGATGATGCTATGCTTGAAGCCATAGCACAGGCAGAAAAAGAACTGCAAGAACAAATTAAAAAATTAGAACAACAAATCCAAGATATACAAGATAATGGTGGAAAATTTGATGGTGGTGATTTAGTTGAAAACATGAAAGATGTTAGCTTAGAAAATAAAAATTTAGCTGTAAATATGATAAATAGTATTTTAGATTCTAAACTTAGCAATGATGCTATCGCAGCACTCACTCTAGATACCACAGGAAAAAATCTAAACACACTTACCACAAATACAAAAGCAAGTGCAAAAGCTATAGTAAATAATGCTCAAAATTCTTCTGTTAATTCATCTATAGGTGTAGCAAATGACCTAGCCATTGGAACAAGAATAGCAAAACTTTCAAATCCTTATCAAGATAAAGCTTTAGTAGAAAAATTTGCTACAACCCATATAGCAGCACTAGCAAGTGATGTTTATAATTATTATGGAAATTCTTCATTTAATAATAGCTTTTGGGGTAATGTTTTTGGTGGTGCAAATATCATAGATGGAGATAGTGGCGCTTTATATGGATTTACACTAGGTGCTGATAGAAAAATCAATGATAATGCTTTGCTTGGTTTTTACTTTACTTATGCTGATTCAACTATTAAAGATGGTGTTATGGAACAAAAATCAGATAACTATCAATTTGGTATTTATTCTTTAATTAATCCAAACGATCAATGGGAAATCAATCTAAGAGCTTACGGGCAAATTTCTCCAACAGATCAAAGCGTAATGATGTTAAGTGATTTTAGTAATGCTAATTTTGATAGCAAATTCTTTGGTTTAAGCGCTAATGCCGGTAGAATTTTTAATCCAAATTCATCATCATTATTCATCAAGCCTTTTGCTGGTATAAATTACTACTATGCACACACTCCAAGTTATAAAGAAAGCAGTATGTTTGCAAAAGATGTTCAAAGTATGACAAATAATTCCATATCTTTAGAACTTGGTGCTGAATTTAGAAAATATATGAGCGAAGCATCATATTTATTTATCACTCCAAAAATAGAACAATATGTAATGAATGATGGAGATGATTTTGTAGCTGGATTTATTGGCTCAGGTTCTAATTTTATCATCAAAGGTAATGATAAGAAAAAAACTTATGGACAAATCATTATAGGTGGTAATGTTGATATTAGTGAGCAATTTAGCTTAAATGCAGGTATTGGAGCTAAACAAATACTAGCTGGTAAAACAGATGGTAAAAATGAAACTTATGTAAGCGGACAAGTAGGTTTTAAATACAAATTCTAA
- a CDS encoding AEC family transporter, with amino-acid sequence MYIFSSLFSIFCLLFGGYFAKKIKILRQKQARAFLDFAIIFALPCLIFERAYHLNFDFSLIVIILLGLGCTIFSALCCVFLALCFKFSKSTLVSIFLLSSFGNTLFVGIPIISGIYQDPHFLSEIILYDALATSLPVALLAPFIISLASEQRVSFLQNLKKVFTFPPFVALILGLCFKLTTLPDFIFEPLRMLGASATPIALFAIGLNLGFLSIKTSYKATIIVIFGKMILTPLIFLIFLKLLNFKLNPSLVIALLESAMPTMTMVAAMIMKAKLDTNLAVSSVAFGIVFAFISLPIWVYFLN; translated from the coding sequence ATGTATATTTTTTCTTCTTTGTTTAGTATATTTTGTTTGCTTTTTGGCGGATACTTTGCTAAAAAAATCAAAATTTTAAGACAAAAACAAGCACGTGCTTTTTTAGATTTTGCCATTATTTTTGCCTTGCCTTGCTTGATTTTTGAGCGTGCTTATCATTTAAATTTTGATTTTTCTTTAATTGTTATTATATTGCTTGGGTTGGGTTGTACTATTTTTTCAGCATTATGTTGTGTATTTTTAGCTCTTTGCTTTAAATTTAGCAAAAGTACTCTTGTAAGTATTTTTTTACTTTCTAGCTTTGGAAATACTTTATTTGTAGGTATACCTATTATTAGTGGAATTTATCAAGATCCTCATTTTTTGAGCGAAATCATCCTTTATGATGCACTTGCTACTTCTTTGCCTGTAGCTTTACTTGCTCCCTTTATCATATCTTTAGCTAGTGAGCAAAGGGTAAGCTTTTTACAAAATCTTAAAAAAGTTTTTACTTTTCCACCTTTTGTTGCTTTGATTTTAGGACTTTGTTTTAAACTTACCACGCTTCCGGATTTTATCTTTGAACCTTTGCGTATGCTTGGAGCTAGTGCTACACCTATAGCACTTTTTGCCATAGGTTTAAATTTAGGTTTTTTAAGTATAAAAACTTCTTACAAAGCAACTATAATAGTTATTTTTGGTAAAATGATACTCACACCTTTAATATTTTTAATATTTTTAAAGCTTTTAAATTTCAAATTAAATCCTAGCTTGGTCATCGCCTTACTTGAATCAGCTATGCCCACTATGACAATGGTTGCAGCTATGATTATGAAAGCAAAGCTTGATACAAATTTAGCAGTTAGTTCTGTAGCCTTTGGTATAGTTTTTGCCTTTATTTCTTTACCTATTTGGGTATATTTTTTAAACTAA
- a CDS encoding bifunctional anthranilate synthase component I family protein/class IV aminotransferase: MAFAIFGKYLYDDLSFTLKAHTQKESKKAFKIIEKYKNQCYFLGYIQYEFYKYLEDKNYKSKEPFLYFFAFKTRKIFTNEEKNLDFYPSFSSNLNQEKYYENFDKVKDAIAKGQSYQINLTQELHLQSNLSLYESFLSLYPKQNTPYKAYMKNEFLELASFSPELFFKIKNKKIITKPMKGTIKRSNNPKEDENLKNFLKYDEKTISENVMIVDLLRNDISKLIKKHSLKCELFKVKTYPTLHQLISKISGKLKQKNDYFKIFKALFPCGSITGAPKIETIKLIEILEQRKRGIYCGAIGLIHKNKAKFSVAIRTLEKKNDDDFLRYGVGSGLVWDSQKQDEFEELKLKSKILEPNFYLFETMYYKNHSILFFKEHLQRILNSAKFFDFDTQRLIHDFKNILDSKDKKFHFKSLQNFNNFVFNHHHFFTKSNFTQKCSKAIKLKLFKNGLYKFDFSNIQENSSKKLLISKDIVKVNLLTHHKTSLRSLYEANSHLWKENICYDIVFFDEQDMLCEGSRTNIIINLNNEYFTPYAKNCLNGIYRQALLKHKLIREKDITKDDLLNAKEIYATNSLRGLKRVFL, encoded by the coding sequence ATGGCATTTGCTATCTTTGGAAAATATCTTTATGATGATCTTTCCTTTACTCTTAAAGCCCACACTCAAAAAGAAAGTAAAAAAGCTTTTAAAATCATAGAAAAATATAAAAATCAATGTTATTTTTTAGGTTATATCCAATATGAATTTTATAAATATCTAGAAGATAAAAACTATAAAAGCAAAGAACCTTTTTTGTATTTTTTTGCTTTCAAAACAAGAAAAATCTTTACAAATGAAGAAAAAAATTTAGACTTTTATCCAAGTTTTTCATCTAATTTAAATCAAGAAAAGTATTATGAAAATTTTGACAAAGTTAAAGATGCTATAGCTAAAGGCCAAAGTTACCAAATCAATCTTACTCAAGAATTACATTTACAATCAAATCTTAGTTTATATGAGAGTTTTTTAAGCCTTTATCCCAAGCAAAATACCCCTTATAAAGCTTATATGAAAAATGAATTTTTAGAACTAGCTTCATTTTCACCTGAGCTTTTTTTTAAAATCAAAAATAAAAAAATCATCACAAAACCTATGAAAGGTACAATCAAACGCTCAAATAATCCAAAAGAAGATGAAAATCTAAAAAACTTTTTAAAATACGATGAAAAAACCATTAGTGAAAATGTAATGATAGTTGATTTATTGCGCAATGATATTTCAAAACTCATCAAAAAGCATTCTTTAAAATGCGAACTTTTTAAGGTTAAAACCTATCCTACTTTACACCAACTCATTTCAAAAATAAGCGGAAAATTAAAGCAAAAAAATGATTATTTTAAAATTTTCAAAGCCCTTTTTCCATGTGGATCTATCACAGGTGCACCCAAAATAGAAACCATTAAACTCATAGAAATTTTAGAGCAAAGAAAACGTGGAATTTATTGTGGAGCGATAGGTTTAATCCATAAAAACAAAGCAAAATTTAGCGTAGCCATACGCACTTTAGAGAAAAAAAATGATGATGATTTTTTAAGATATGGCGTGGGAAGTGGACTTGTGTGGGACTCGCAAAAGCAAGATGAATTTGAAGAATTAAAACTAAAAAGCAAAATTTTAGAACCTAACTTTTACTTGTTTGAAACGATGTATTATAAAAATCATTCTATCTTATTCTTCAAGGAACATTTGCAAAGGATTTTAAACTCAGCTAAATTTTTTGACTTTGATACTCAAAGATTAATACATGATTTTAAAAATATACTAGATAGCAAAGATAAAAAATTCCATTTTAAATCTTTACAAAATTTTAATAATTTTGTTTTCAATCATCATCATTTTTTTACAAAAAGTAATTTTACTCAAAAATGTTCAAAAGCTATTAAATTAAAACTTTTTAAAAACGGCCTTTATAAGTTTGATTTTAGCAATATACAAGAAAATTCAAGCAAAAAGCTACTCATAAGTAAAGACATTGTAAAAGTAAATCTTTTAACACACCATAAAACTTCTCTGCGTAGTTTATATGAAGCAAATTCTCATCTATGGAAAGAAAATATTTGCTATGATATAGTTTTTTTTGATGAGCAAGACATGCTTTGTGAGGGTTCAAGAACTAATATTATCATAAATTTAAACAACGAATATTTTACCCCTTATGCTAAAAACTGCCTCAATGGAATTTATAGACAAGCACTCTTAAAACACAAACTCATTAGGGAAAAAGATATTACTAAAGATGATCTTTTAAATGCTAAAGAAATTTATGCTACTAATTCTTTAAGAGGCTTAAAAAGGGTGTTTTTGTGA
- a CDS encoding anthranilate synthase component II yields the protein MRVLIIDNYDSFTYTIAFYLKELNITYKIIKNDKFKNPKKLRKYDFTHLLISPGPNSPKESKLSLKAIKYFKKDKKIFGICLGHQCIAHIFGGKISKLPNPTHGKVKTINFKPNPLFKNLKQNFKICLYHSLYVNHIGKKCEILAHSEDNIIMALKHKKYDIYGIQFHPEAILSQNGKKLLKNFLAL from the coding sequence GTGAGAGTTTTGATTATAGATAATTATGATTCTTTTACCTACACCATAGCCTTTTATTTAAAAGAATTAAATATTACTTATAAAATCATCAAAAACGATAAATTTAAAAATCCAAAAAAGCTTAGAAAATATGATTTTACCCATCTTTTAATCTCCCCTGGACCAAATTCTCCAAAAGAATCAAAGTTAAGCCTAAAAGCTATAAAATATTTTAAAAAAGATAAAAAAATATTTGGAATTTGTCTAGGACACCAATGTATAGCGCATATTTTTGGTGGTAAAATTTCTAAACTTCCAAACCCAACTCATGGTAAGGTAAAAACTATAAATTTTAAACCAAACCCTCTTTTTAAAAATCTTAAGCAAAATTTTAAAATTTGTTTATATCACTCTCTTTATGTTAATCATATAGGTAAAAAATGTGAAATTTTAGCCCATAGTGAAGATAATATCATCATGGCTTTAAAACATAAAAAATACGACATTTATGGAATCCAGTTTCACCCTGAAGCTATACTAAGTCAAAATGGCAAAAAGCTACTTAAAAATTTTCTTGCTTTATAA
- a CDS encoding TolC family protein, with protein sequence MKILYLLFLPLFLPANNLKELIDLSLNNENYLQKQLQFSKSILEQESVQNAYFPSLHLGVSYLGSNKDRFIIEPQESLMSTLSLKFLLFDGGNREAKIASMQSLKQLAHLEKENMANYMALSASVLYFNYLSLESIIASDKQKEIALQNQLKRLENFYQAGLASQSELESIRAKFELSSYELAQNELKLYELKNEIYNLSKTHFTPSFQNILQEPSVEKNKNYEIALMQEKLNLENLKIDSARAELFPKIFLQNSFSFYDMNYNPKLPHELKSTSESFLKEHGQSNRFILAFEWKIFDFGANQKALEAQKYTSKITQLELEKTKRKVDIELDNLLQEIEISKVKIKALNASFKAANLAFESIEKKYSAGLCSYVEYLNALELKYKSQSQLELAKNEYEITKARYYFTAGIDIKTKVLE encoded by the coding sequence ATGAAAATTTTATATTTGCTTTTCTTGCCTTTATTTTTACCAGCTAACAATCTTAAAGAATTGATAGATTTAAGTTTAAACAATGAAAATTATTTACAAAAGCAACTCCAATTTTCAAAAAGTATCTTAGAACAAGAAAGCGTACAAAATGCTTATTTTCCAAGTTTACATTTAGGGGTTTCTTATCTTGGCTCAAACAAAGATCGCTTTATCATAGAACCTCAAGAAAGTTTAATGAGTACTCTTTCGCTTAAATTTTTACTTTTTGACGGAGGCAATAGAGAAGCAAAAATCGCTAGTATGCAAAGTCTAAAACAACTTGCTCATCTTGAAAAAGAAAACATGGCAAATTATATGGCGCTTAGCGCTAGTGTTTTGTATTTTAATTATCTTAGTTTAGAAAGCATTATAGCAAGTGATAAACAAAAAGAAATCGCTCTACAAAATCAACTCAAGCGCTTAGAAAATTTTTACCAAGCTGGACTTGCTAGTCAAAGTGAGCTTGAGAGCATAAGAGCAAAATTTGAGTTAAGCTCTTATGAATTAGCTCAAAATGAATTAAAACTATATGAATTAAAAAACGAAATTTATAATCTTAGCAAAACGCATTTTACGCCTTCTTTTCAAAATATTTTACAAGAACCAAGTGTAGAAAAAAACAAAAACTATGAAATAGCCCTTATGCAAGAAAAATTAAATTTAGAAAATTTAAAAATAGACTCTGCTAGAGCTGAGTTGTTTCCAAAAATATTTTTACAAAATAGTTTTAGTTTTTATGATATGAACTATAATCCTAAATTACCACATGAGCTAAAATCAACAAGCGAAAGCTTTTTAAAAGAACATGGACAAAGCAATCGTTTTATTTTGGCTTTTGAGTGGAAAATTTTTGATTTTGGTGCTAATCAAAAAGCCCTAGAAGCTCAAAAATATACAAGCAAAATCACTCAATTAGAGCTTGAAAAAACCAAAAGAAAAGTAGATATAGAACTAGATAATCTTTTACAAGAAATTGAAATTTCTAAAGTTAAAATAAAAGCATTAAATGCAAGTTTCAAAGCAGCCAATTTAGCTTTTGAATCCATTGAGAAAAAATACAGTGCAGGACTTTGCTCGTATGTAGAATACCTAAATGCATTAGAATTAAAATACAAAAGTCAAAGTCAGCTCGAACTGGCTAAAAATGAATATGAAATCACAAAAGCAAGGTATTATTTTACAGCTGGAATTGATATAAAAACAAAGGTTTTAGAATGA
- a CDS encoding efflux RND transporter periplasmic adaptor subunit, with the protein MKLVFLILFSLLTLKAEEIYASFDVLAQNQSKLSLQSAGIVKAIYVNINDKVKKDQVLLKLEDSSEQIALKLAQNEYKLATLALEHAKSSLEKFKKVQEVIDKQSYENVLFEFQKAQSLQQKAFLNIQHYKDLIDKKTLKAPYDGIISNKYIDIGDGAKGISHILFEFFSYPKVKLLLSFDEKFKDKVKIDDIFIYKIDSNEKEYQGKITLIYPSIDIKTRKIYAEVEALNFTPGSFGEGKIITKD; encoded by the coding sequence ATGAAACTGGTATTTTTAATTTTATTTTCTTTACTCACTTTAAAAGCTGAAGAAATTTATGCTAGTTTTGATGTGCTCGCACAAAATCAATCAAAATTATCCTTGCAAAGTGCTGGTATAGTTAAAGCAATTTATGTGAATATTAATGATAAGGTAAAAAAAGATCAAGTTTTACTTAAACTTGAAGATTCTAGCGAGCAAATAGCCTTAAAATTAGCACAAAATGAGTATAAACTTGCCACTCTTGCACTAGAACATGCTAAAAGTTCTTTAGAAAAATTTAAAAAGGTGCAAGAAGTTATAGATAAGCAAAGTTACGAAAATGTTTTATTTGAATTTCAAAAAGCACAAAGCTTGCAACAAAAAGCCTTTTTAAATATACAACATTATAAAGACTTAATCGATAAAAAAACTCTAAAAGCACCTTATGATGGGATTATTTCTAACAAATATATCGACATAGGCGATGGAGCTAAAGGAATTTCTCATATTTTATTTGAATTTTTTTCTTATCCAAAAGTAAAATTGCTTTTAAGTTTTGATGAAAAATTTAAAGACAAGGTAAAAATTGATGATATTTTTATTTACAAAATAGACTCAAATGAAAAAGAATATCAAGGTAAAATCACACTTATTTATCCAAGTATAGACATAAAAACACGAAAAATTTATGCAGAAGTTGAAGCCTTAAACTTTACTCCAGGTTCTTTTGGAGAAGGAAAAATCATCACCAAGGATTAA